The following are encoded in a window of Methanofastidiosum sp. genomic DNA:
- a CDS encoding dodecin domain-containing protein, with protein sequence MSEVAKVIEVVGKSEISWEDAVSKAVFVASKTVHGIKGVEIEKLTGKVSDGKITKYKANVKLIFVVE encoded by the coding sequence ATGTCTGAAGTTGCGAAAGTGATTGAGGTAGTTGGAAAATCTGAAATAAGTTGGGAAGATGCGGTATCAAAAGCAGTCTTTGTTGCTTCGAAAACCGTCCACGGTATTAAAGGCGTGGAAATTGAAAAGTTAACAGGAAAAGTAAGTGATGGCAAGATAACTAAGTACAAAGCCAATGTTAAATTGATCTTTGTTGTTGAATAA
- a CDS encoding 2'-5' RNA ligase family protein → MSFLVIAYPELKKKDFNWIQELRSKNDELYYDAVKPHFTLVFPVFYLNQKQLISEIKEKSKDLKKVDFCLRCAVLNKDAFNDYWHAFLVPDEGFSGITKFHDKFYSGKLKDEHFLAIQYLPHIGVGNSINANECKKLVDELNEMNFEVFGKIKNLTIIRYEEKKVEDIETIELD, encoded by the coding sequence ATGTCATTTTTAGTTATTGCATATCCAGAACTCAAAAAGAAGGATTTCAATTGGATTCAGGAACTAAGAAGTAAAAATGATGAGCTTTATTATGATGCCGTAAAACCCCATTTTACTCTTGTATTTCCCGTTTTTTATTTGAATCAAAAACAACTAATTTCTGAAATTAAAGAAAAGTCTAAAGACCTTAAAAAGGTAGATTTTTGTCTTAGATGTGCAGTGCTAAACAAGGATGCATTCAATGATTACTGGCATGCATTTTTAGTGCCCGATGAAGGATTTAGCGGTATTACAAAATTTCATGATAAATTTTATTCAGGTAAGCTAAAAGATGAGCATTTCCTTGCTATTCAGTATCTTCCTCATATAGGTGTTGGTAATTCTATAAATGCAAATGAATGCAAGAAACTCGTTGACGAGTTAAACGAGATGAACTTTGAAGTATTTGGTAAAATAAAAAATCTCACGATAATAAGATATGAAGAGAAGAAGGTAGAGGATATAGAAACAATAGAATTAGATTAG
- a CDS encoding alpha/beta fold hydrolase, which translates to MTVQKVSFFNSRGLKIVGILDGEGDRCAIISSHFTGFKEVKHYFNLAKTLSDNGICALRFDFSDCIGESEGTCEEMSVTNQTNDIISAIDFLEEKGISKIGIIGHSLGGLVAINAAANDNRIKALVSAAAPAKLEWDTLFKEKEAQWKNDGYITFPSWKRGKIRINYGFYLDLKKQDATKLVQRIKAPILVIHPENDELVSIVNSQEIYENANDPKNFIVIKGSDHMFSKEEHESELIGLTLDWFKKWL; encoded by the coding sequence ATGACTGTGCAGAAAGTATCTTTTTTTAATTCAAGAGGGCTTAAGATAGTTGGCATACTTGACGGTGAAGGGGATAGATGTGCCATAATTTCAAGTCACTTCACTGGATTCAAAGAAGTTAAACATTACTTTAATCTCGCAAAAACACTCTCAGATAACGGAATATGCGCACTTAGATTTGACTTTAGTGATTGCATAGGTGAATCTGAAGGTACATGTGAGGAGATGAGTGTAACTAATCAGACCAATGATATTATCTCCGCAATTGATTTTCTTGAGGAGAAAGGTATCTCAAAAATAGGTATAATCGGGCATTCACTTGGAGGACTAGTTGCAATAAACGCAGCTGCAAATGATAATCGAATTAAGGCATTAGTCTCAGCAGCAGCTCCAGCAAAGCTTGAGTGGGATACGCTCTTTAAGGAAAAGGAAGCTCAATGGAAGAACGATGGTTACATAACATTTCCCTCTTGGAAAAGAGGAAAGATAAGGATAAACTATGGATTTTATCTAGATTTAAAAAAACAAGATGCAACTAAATTGGTACAAAGAATAAAAGCACCAATTCTTGTAATCCATCCTGAAAACGATGAACTAGTTTCTATTGTTAATTCACAAGAGATATATGAAAATGCAAATGATCCAAAGAATTTTATTGTCATAAAAGGGTCAGACCACATGTTTTCAAAAGAAGAGCATGAGTCTGAACTTATAGGACTTACTTTAGATTGGTTCAAAAAATGGTTATGA
- a CDS encoding aconitate hydratase, with product MAYNVSEKVISAHLVEGEMQSQSLIGIKIDQTLTQDATGTLAYLQFEAMGVPRVKTELSVSYVDHNTLQTSFENADDHAYLQSVAKKYGLVFSRPGNGICHQLHLERFGIPGKTLLGSDSHTPTGGGIGMISMGAGGLDVALAMAGEPFYLKMPNIIEVCLDGELSDWTSAKDVILELLRRLSVKGGVNKIFEFTGKGIESLSVPERATITNMGTELGATTSIFPSDKITKKFMESEGREAQWKKLEADNTAEYSETIAIDLGKLEPMIAKPHMPDNVVKISEIEGTKVSQVAIGSCTNSSYKDLALVSEVLKGKTVHPNVSFVVSPGSKQVLSMIVKDGHLKNIVDAGARILECTCGPCIGMGQAPTSGGTSLRTFNRNFKGRSGTKDADIYLVSPEVAVAAALYGVITDPRKLGKYPKIDMPEKFEINDNLFIFPKEDGKDVEIIRGPNIKPVPRNESLKDPLKGSVLLKTGDNITTDDIMPAGAKILPLRSNIPKISEYAFERIDKDFPSRAKAKGGGFIVGGSNYGQGSSREHAAIAPMFLGVKAVIAKSFARIHHANLVNFGIVPLTFSDEKDYDRIDSGDELLIEIGDFSNIVCKNITKSQTYKLNKNLLSRDLELLKAGGALNYVYNKMRR from the coding sequence ATGGCATATAATGTTTCTGAAAAAGTTATATCTGCTCATTTAGTTGAGGGCGAGATGCAAAGTCAAAGTCTTATTGGAATTAAAATAGATCAGACTTTGACACAGGATGCAACAGGTACGCTAGCCTATCTACAGTTTGAAGCAATGGGAGTTCCACGAGTAAAAACTGAGTTATCCGTAAGTTATGTTGACCACAATACCTTACAGACTTCATTTGAAAATGCAGACGATCACGCATATCTACAAAGTGTTGCGAAAAAATATGGCCTAGTTTTTTCAAGACCTGGAAATGGAATTTGTCACCAGCTACATCTTGAGCGATTTGGCATACCCGGAAAAACTCTTCTTGGGTCTGACAGTCACACACCAACAGGTGGCGGAATAGGCATGATTTCTATGGGGGCCGGAGGGCTTGACGTAGCACTTGCAATGGCAGGTGAGCCATTTTACTTGAAAATGCCAAACATTATAGAAGTTTGTCTCGATGGGGAGCTTTCTGATTGGACTTCTGCAAAGGATGTAATTTTAGAACTGTTGAGAAGATTATCCGTTAAAGGCGGAGTAAATAAAATATTTGAGTTTACAGGTAAAGGTATTGAAAGTTTATCCGTTCCAGAAAGAGCAACAATTACAAATATGGGAACTGAACTAGGGGCAACAACTTCTATTTTCCCAAGCGATAAAATAACAAAAAAGTTTATGGAATCTGAGGGAAGAGAGGCCCAATGGAAGAAACTTGAAGCCGATAATACTGCAGAATACTCTGAAACTATTGCTATTGATTTAGGCAAATTGGAGCCAATGATTGCAAAACCACACATGCCCGATAATGTTGTAAAAATAAGTGAAATTGAAGGCACTAAAGTATCCCAAGTTGCAATTGGAAGTTGTACTAATTCATCCTACAAGGATTTAGCGCTAGTATCTGAAGTTCTTAAAGGTAAGACAGTTCATCCGAATGTCAGTTTTGTAGTTTCTCCAGGCTCTAAACAAGTTCTTTCAATGATAGTCAAGGATGGCCATCTAAAGAATATTGTAGATGCCGGAGCAAGAATTTTGGAGTGCACATGTGGGCCATGCATAGGGATGGGCCAAGCCCCCACATCCGGAGGTACTTCTCTTAGGACATTTAACAGGAATTTCAAAGGTAGAAGTGGGACAAAAGATGCAGATATTTACTTAGTAAGCCCGGAAGTTGCAGTTGCAGCAGCTCTTTATGGGGTCATCACAGATCCAAGAAAATTGGGCAAATACCCTAAAATAGACATGCCTGAAAAGTTTGAGATAAATGATAACTTGTTCATCTTTCCAAAAGAAGATGGAAAAGATGTAGAAATAATTAGAGGGCCAAATATAAAACCTGTTCCAAGAAACGAGAGTCTAAAAGATCCTTTGAAAGGCTCCGTCTTATTAAAAACAGGGGATAATATTACAACTGATGATATAATGCCTGCAGGGGCAAAGATATTGCCACTAAGGTCAAACATCCCAAAAATATCCGAATACGCTTTTGAAAGGATAGACAAAGACTTCCCTTCAAGGGCGAAAGCTAAAGGTGGAGGATTCATAGTTGGAGGTAGTAATTATGGTCAAGGATCCTCAAGGGAGCACGCTGCAATAGCTCCAATGTTTTTGGGGGTTAAGGCTGTAATTGCTAAAAGTTTTGCAAGGATACATCATGCAAATTTAGTTAACTTTGGGATAGTTCCGCTTACATTTTCTGATGAAAAAGACTATGACAGAATAGATTCTGGCGATGAGCTATTAATTGAGATAGGGGACTTTAGTAACATCGTCTGTAAGAACATTACAAAGAGTCAAACATACAAGCTCAATAAAAATCTTTTGAGTAGGGATCTAGAACTTTTGAAGGCCGGAGGGGCCTTAAATTATGTATATAACAAAATGAGGAGATAA